In Miscanthus floridulus cultivar M001 chromosome 5, ASM1932011v1, whole genome shotgun sequence, one genomic interval encodes:
- the LOC136455637 gene encoding uncharacterized mitochondrial protein AtMg00810-like, which translates to MVNAKPIKTPMPTNGYLDLNDEGKAMDIKVYRSMIGSLFYLCASRPDIMLSVCMCARFQANPKECHLVAVKRILRYLVHTSNIGLWYPKGSKFDLLGYLDSDYAGCKVNRKSTSRTCQFLGRSLVSWSSKKKNCVALSTTEAEYVAAGACCAQ; encoded by the coding sequence atggtgaatgccaagcctatcaaaactcccatgccaaccaatggatatctagatctcaatgatgaagggaaagccatggatattaaggtatatcgctccatgatcggctctctattttatctgtgcgcatctaggcctgatattatgcttagtgtgtgcatgtgtgctagatttcaagctaacccgaaagagtgccacttagtggccgttaagagaatcttgagatatttagtacacacttctaatattggcttgtggtatcctaagggctctaagtttgatctacttgggtatttagATTCTGATTACGCTGGTTGCAAAGTAAATCGAAAAAGCACCTcgaggacatgtcaattccttggacggtccctagtgtcttggagttctaagaagaaaaattgtgtagccctttccaccaccgaggctgagtatgttgcagccggtgcatgttgtgctcaa